The proteins below are encoded in one region of Lactuca sativa cultivar Salinas chromosome 3, Lsat_Salinas_v11, whole genome shotgun sequence:
- the LOC111917251 gene encoding cullin-1 isoform X1, which yields MNNERKTIDLEQGWDFMQKGITKLKNILDGPTEQHFSSEDYMMLYTTIYNMCTQKPPHDYSQQLYEKYRESFEEYITSTVLPSLREKHGEFMLRELVRRWSNHKVMVRWLSRFFHYLDRYFITRRSLPALKEVGLTCFRDLVYQELHGKVRDAVISLIDQEREGEQIDRGLLKNVLDIFVEIGMGDMEYYENDFEAFMLKDTSAYYSRKASSWILEDSCPDYMLKAEECLKREKDRVSHYLHFSSETKLLEKVQNELLSMYATQLLEKEHSGCHALLRDDKVDDLSRMYRLFSKIPHGLDPVSSMFKQHVAAEGTALVKQAEDAASNKKAEKRDVVGLQEQVFVRKVIELHDKYMAYVNDCFLNHTLFHKALKEAFEIFCNKGVSGSSSAELLATFCDNILKKGGSEKLSDEAIEDTLEKVVKLLAYISDKDLFAEFYRKKLARRLLFDKSANDEHERSILTKLKQQCGGQFTSKMEGMVTDLTLAKENQSHFEEYLGHNTNVNPGIDLTVTVLTTGFWPSYKSFDLNLPIEMVKCVEVFKEYYETKTKHRKLTWVYSLGTCNINGKFDSKTVELIVTTYQASALLLFNLSDRLSYQEIKTQLNLSDDDVIRLLHSLSCAKYKILTKEPNTKTISPNDYFEFNSKFTDKMRRIKIPLPPMDEKKKVIEDVDKDRRYAIDASIVRIMKSRKVLGYQQLVMECVEQLGRMFKPDVKAIKKRIEDLITRDYLERDKDNPNLFRYLA from the exons ATGAATAATGAACGAAAAACAATAGACTTAGAACAAGGATGGGATTTCATGCAGAAAGGCATAACAAAGTTGAAGAATATCTTAGATGGTCCAACTGAGCAACATTTCAGCTCAGAGGACTATATGATGCTCTATAC AACCATCTACAACATGTGCACACAAAAACCACCACATGATTACTCTCAACAGCTGTATGAAAAATATCGCGAGTCTTTTGAAGAGTACATTACTTCAACG GTTTTACCTTCTTTGAGAGAGAAACATGGTGAATTCATGCTCAGAGAGCTTGTTAGAAGATGGTCAAATCATAAAGTCATGGTGCGATGGCTTTCTAGATTCTTCCATTATCTTGATCGATATTTCATCACCCGAAGATCTCTTCCTGCTCTAAAAGAAGTTGGCCTTACCTGTTTTCGTGATCTG GTATATCAAGAGTTGCATGGGAAAGTGAGGGATGCTGTAATATCTCTG ATTGATCAAGAGCGTGAAGGCGAACAGATTGACCGAGGTTTATTAAAGAATGTGTTGGATATATTTGTTGAAATAGGAATGGGGGATATGGAATATTATGAGAATGACTTTGAAGCATTCATGCTTAAAGATACATCAGCATATTATTCACGCAAAGCTTCAAGCTGGATTCTAGAAGATTCTTGTCCGGATTATATGCTCAAA GCAGAGGAGTGCTTAAAAAGGGAGAAAGATAGAGTTTCTCACTATCTTCATTTTAGTAGTGAAACAAAGCTTCTTGAG AAAGTTCAAAATGAGTTGCTATCCATGTATGCAACCCAATTGCTTGAAAAGGAACACTCTGGTTGTCATGCTTTACTTAGGGATGACAAG GTTGATGATTTGTCAAGAATGTATAGACTATTTTCCAAAATACCCCATGGATTGGATCCTGTCTCTAGTATGTTTAAACAG CATGTTGCTGCTGAAGGCACAGCCTTGGTGAAACAGGCAGAAGATGCTGCAAGTAATAAGAAGGCAGAAAAGAGAGATGTGGTTGGCTTGCAGGAACag GTTTTTGTTAGAAAAGTGATTGAGCTGCATGATAAGTACATGGCTTATGTAAATGACTGTTTTTTAAACCATACCCTATTTCATAAG GCGCTTAAAGAAGCATTTGAAATATTCTGCAACAAGGGCGTTTCGGGAAGTTCAAGTGCAGAATTACTCGCCACATTTTGTGATAATATTCTTAAAAAAGGTGGAAGTGAGAAATTAAGCGATGAAGCCATTGAAGACACACTTGAGAAG GTAGTTAAACTGCTTGCTTACATCAGCGACAAAGATCTCTTTGCTGAATTCTATAG GAAAAAACTTGCTCGGAGGCTGTTGTTTGACAAAAGTGCCAATGATGAACATGAAAGGAGTATCCTCACAAAGCTGAAACAGCAGTGTGGTGGTCAGTTCACTTCAAAAATGGAGGGAATG gtAACAGATTTAACATTAGCAAAAGAAAACCAATCCCATTTTGAAGAGTATTTAGGACATAACACAAATGTGAATCCTGGGATTGACTTGACTGTAACTGTATTGACTACTGGTTTTTGGCCAAGTTACAAGTCTTTTGATCTCAATCTCCCAATAGAGatg GTTAAGTGTGTTGAAGTATTTAAAGAATATTATGagacaaaaacaaaacatagGAAGCTTACATGGGTGTATTCATTGGGTACATGCAACATCAATGGaaaatttgattcaaaaactGTGGAGTTAATTGTGACAACTTATCAAGCATCTGCTCTACTTCTATTCAATTTATCAGACCGATTAAGTTATCAAGAAATCAAGACACAGTTAAACTTATCAGATGATGATGTCATCAGGCTTCTTCATTCCCTCTCCTGTGCAAAATATAAGATTCTTACAAAGGAACCAAATACAAAAACAATATCTCCAAATGATTACTTTGAATTCAATTCAAAGTTTACAGATAAAATGAGGAGGATCAAG aTCCCTTTGCCTCCaatggatgaaaagaagaaggtGATTGAGGATGTTGATAAAGATAGAAGGTATGCAATTGATGCATCGATTGTTCGTATTATGAAGAGTAGAAAAGTTTTGGGCTATCAACAGTTGGTTATGGAGTGTGTTGAACAGTTGGGACGCATGTTTAAG CCTGATGTAAAAGCAATAAAGAAGAGGATTGAAGATCTGATAACTCGGGATTATCTTGAAAGAGACAAAGATAACCCAAATTTGTTCAGGTACCTCGCATGA
- the LOC111917251 gene encoding cullin-1 isoform X2, with protein MLRELVRRWSNHKVMVRWLSRFFHYLDRYFITRRSLPALKEVGLTCFRDLVYQELHGKVRDAVISLIDQEREGEQIDRGLLKNVLDIFVEIGMGDMEYYENDFEAFMLKDTSAYYSRKASSWILEDSCPDYMLKAEECLKREKDRVSHYLHFSSETKLLEKVQNELLSMYATQLLEKEHSGCHALLRDDKVDDLSRMYRLFSKIPHGLDPVSSMFKQHVAAEGTALVKQAEDAASNKKAEKRDVVGLQEQVFVRKVIELHDKYMAYVNDCFLNHTLFHKALKEAFEIFCNKGVSGSSSAELLATFCDNILKKGGSEKLSDEAIEDTLEKVVKLLAYISDKDLFAEFYRKKLARRLLFDKSANDEHERSILTKLKQQCGGQFTSKMEGMVTDLTLAKENQSHFEEYLGHNTNVNPGIDLTVTVLTTGFWPSYKSFDLNLPIEMVKCVEVFKEYYETKTKHRKLTWVYSLGTCNINGKFDSKTVELIVTTYQASALLLFNLSDRLSYQEIKTQLNLSDDDVIRLLHSLSCAKYKILTKEPNTKTISPNDYFEFNSKFTDKMRRIKIPLPPMDEKKKVIEDVDKDRRYAIDASIVRIMKSRKVLGYQQLVMECVEQLGRMFKPDVKAIKKRIEDLITRDYLERDKDNPNLFRYLA; from the exons ATGCTCAGAGAGCTTGTTAGAAGATGGTCAAATCATAAAGTCATGGTGCGATGGCTTTCTAGATTCTTCCATTATCTTGATCGATATTTCATCACCCGAAGATCTCTTCCTGCTCTAAAAGAAGTTGGCCTTACCTGTTTTCGTGATCTG GTATATCAAGAGTTGCATGGGAAAGTGAGGGATGCTGTAATATCTCTG ATTGATCAAGAGCGTGAAGGCGAACAGATTGACCGAGGTTTATTAAAGAATGTGTTGGATATATTTGTTGAAATAGGAATGGGGGATATGGAATATTATGAGAATGACTTTGAAGCATTCATGCTTAAAGATACATCAGCATATTATTCACGCAAAGCTTCAAGCTGGATTCTAGAAGATTCTTGTCCGGATTATATGCTCAAA GCAGAGGAGTGCTTAAAAAGGGAGAAAGATAGAGTTTCTCACTATCTTCATTTTAGTAGTGAAACAAAGCTTCTTGAG AAAGTTCAAAATGAGTTGCTATCCATGTATGCAACCCAATTGCTTGAAAAGGAACACTCTGGTTGTCATGCTTTACTTAGGGATGACAAG GTTGATGATTTGTCAAGAATGTATAGACTATTTTCCAAAATACCCCATGGATTGGATCCTGTCTCTAGTATGTTTAAACAG CATGTTGCTGCTGAAGGCACAGCCTTGGTGAAACAGGCAGAAGATGCTGCAAGTAATAAGAAGGCAGAAAAGAGAGATGTGGTTGGCTTGCAGGAACag GTTTTTGTTAGAAAAGTGATTGAGCTGCATGATAAGTACATGGCTTATGTAAATGACTGTTTTTTAAACCATACCCTATTTCATAAG GCGCTTAAAGAAGCATTTGAAATATTCTGCAACAAGGGCGTTTCGGGAAGTTCAAGTGCAGAATTACTCGCCACATTTTGTGATAATATTCTTAAAAAAGGTGGAAGTGAGAAATTAAGCGATGAAGCCATTGAAGACACACTTGAGAAG GTAGTTAAACTGCTTGCTTACATCAGCGACAAAGATCTCTTTGCTGAATTCTATAG GAAAAAACTTGCTCGGAGGCTGTTGTTTGACAAAAGTGCCAATGATGAACATGAAAGGAGTATCCTCACAAAGCTGAAACAGCAGTGTGGTGGTCAGTTCACTTCAAAAATGGAGGGAATG gtAACAGATTTAACATTAGCAAAAGAAAACCAATCCCATTTTGAAGAGTATTTAGGACATAACACAAATGTGAATCCTGGGATTGACTTGACTGTAACTGTATTGACTACTGGTTTTTGGCCAAGTTACAAGTCTTTTGATCTCAATCTCCCAATAGAGatg GTTAAGTGTGTTGAAGTATTTAAAGAATATTATGagacaaaaacaaaacatagGAAGCTTACATGGGTGTATTCATTGGGTACATGCAACATCAATGGaaaatttgattcaaaaactGTGGAGTTAATTGTGACAACTTATCAAGCATCTGCTCTACTTCTATTCAATTTATCAGACCGATTAAGTTATCAAGAAATCAAGACACAGTTAAACTTATCAGATGATGATGTCATCAGGCTTCTTCATTCCCTCTCCTGTGCAAAATATAAGATTCTTACAAAGGAACCAAATACAAAAACAATATCTCCAAATGATTACTTTGAATTCAATTCAAAGTTTACAGATAAAATGAGGAGGATCAAG aTCCCTTTGCCTCCaatggatgaaaagaagaaggtGATTGAGGATGTTGATAAAGATAGAAGGTATGCAATTGATGCATCGATTGTTCGTATTATGAAGAGTAGAAAAGTTTTGGGCTATCAACAGTTGGTTATGGAGTGTGTTGAACAGTTGGGACGCATGTTTAAG CCTGATGTAAAAGCAATAAAGAAGAGGATTGAAGATCTGATAACTCGGGATTATCTTGAAAGAGACAAAGATAACCCAAATTTGTTCAGGTACCTCGCATGA